In Cololabis saira isolate AMF1-May2022 chromosome 14, fColSai1.1, whole genome shotgun sequence, a single genomic region encodes these proteins:
- the LOC133460302 gene encoding histone H2AX — MSGRGKTGAKVRAKAKTRSSRAGLQFPVGRVHRLLRKGNYAERVGAGAPVYLAAVLEYLTAEILELAGNAARDNKKTRIIPRHLQLAVRNDEELNKLLGGVTIAQGGVLPNIQAVLLPKKTGQAAPGAGKASKKASSQSQEY; from the coding sequence ATGTCTGGAAGAGGAAAAACCGGCGCCAAGGTCCGCGCCAAGGCGAAGACCCGCTCCTCCCGTGCCGGGCTGCAGTTCCCCGTGGGCCGCGTCCACAGGCTGCTGCGCAAGGGCAACTACGCGGAGCGCGTCGGAGCCGGAGCCCCGGTGTACCTGGCGGCCGTGCTGGAGTACCTGACCGCTGAGATCCTGGAGCTGGCCGGAAACGCGGCCAGGGACAACAAGAAGACCCGCATCATCCCCCGTCACCTGCAGCTGGCTGTCCGCAACGACGAGGAGCTGAACAAGCTGCTGGGAGGCGTCACCATCGCCCAGGGGGGAGTGCTGCCCAACATCCAGGCCGTGCTGCTGCCCAAGAAGACCGGCCAGGCGGCGCCCGGCGCCGGCAAGGCGTCCAAGAAGGCCTCCTCGCAGTCGCAGGAGTACTAG